The following DNA comes from Ignavibacteria bacterium.
TTTGAAGGGGTGAGAGTATAGCATATTCAGCTGCTTTTATATGATGATCTTATTTCATAGCTCAATGTTCTGTTAAAAATTATCGTCTAGATCCTTCGCTGCGCTCAGGATGACAATACTTTTTATTAGTCTTGTCATTCTGAACGAGCGAAGCGAGTGAAGTCACGGAGTGCTCTTCTATATCTAGAGGACGATATTTAAGCTTGGTGAATCATCACATTAGCAAAGCTGCGATCAAGCTTTATTATAATACGCTCAACTCCCTGGATCCTTCGCTGCGCTCAGGATAACAATACTTTTTATCAGTCTTGTCATTCTGAACGAGCGAAGCGAGTGAAGTCACGAAGTGCTCTTCTATATCCAGACGACGATATTTAAGCTTGGTGAATCATCACATTAGTTAAAGCTGTGATCAAGCTTTGCATAATACGATCTTCGCTCAGGCTGACAAGGATTTACGTAAATATTAACAATGGTTCAATGACCCCGTAGGGGTCGCACATATTCCCCTCTATAGAGGGGTGGCACCGCCGCAGGCGGTGACTGCTTGTCCCGCCATAGCGGGAGGGTGTGTGGCAATAATTTTACAAAGATTATTTTATTCCACACATAAAACGCTCTCTAAAAAATTATTGTCAGGCTGAAAATCAGGAGACGTCCCACCGGGACGTCTCTACACTAAAGCCATTTCAATCACACATTGCACCCCTTTCCTCTTAGGATAGGGGTGAGGTCATAATGAATACAGCAAAAAATACAGGTAAAATAAGTTCATCATTCTTTATCCCCAGAGATGCCTCGCGTTCTGCGCATCTTTTTAAAAGGATAAGGATGATGCCGCTGTATTCCTTCCCCCACCACAAAGATCTTGGCAACACCACAGGCGCAAACCGCAACAAATATTTCATACATCTTGATCTTGACGCGTTTTACGCGCAGGTAGAGCAGCGCGATAATCCAAAGCTGCGCGGCAGGCCTGTCTCAGTAGGCGGCGGCGAAGGCAACAAGGGTATCGTGATGACAGCAAGCTATGAAGCCCGGCGTTACGGCGTTGATATAGGCATGTCTGTAGTTGACGCGAAGCGGCTCTGCCCTGAGCTGATCTCCCTGCCCTGCTACGGCACAAAATACGAAGCCGTCCTGCAGAGCATTCTGTATGAAATATCAAAGCTGCTGCCTGAAGACTGCATTGAGCAGTACAGCGTTGATGAATGCTTCCTTGATATTACGCCCGTGGCCCCTGATTATTTTAAGGCGGCAAAGCTTGCATGGCAGATAAAAAAGCTTATCCGCGATAAAGAAGATCTAACGGCATCTATCGGGCTCTCGTTCAATAAATCCTACGCCAAAATGGCCACAAAGTTCAACAAGCCTGACGGGCTTACAATTGTGCGCGAAGAGAACCGTGATATGATATACCGCCTGCCTGTAAAAAAGATGTGGGGCATAGGCCACCGTATGGAAATACGCATGCACTCCCTCGGCATACGAACAATTGGCGAGCTGGCGGAATCCAATTTCCATGCCATACATAAGGAGTTCGGTATCAACGGCGTTATACTGCGCAAAATTGCGCGCGGCGAAGATACAAGCGGCATCGCCTCGGGCGATACCCCGCGCGTTGAAAAATCATTCACCCACAACCACACGCTTTCAACCGCAATATATGAAAGCGACAAGGCTGAGATGGAGATCAAACGGATGACAGAATATGTATGCCGCAGAATGCGCGCGAAGGATCTGATTGCCGATCATGTGGGACTCTCGCTCCGTTACGAAGACCTTGGCTACCAGGGCGATAAGGTAAGGCTTTGCCATGCAACCAACAGCGAAAAGGAGCTTTTCCATAATGCTATGGAAATTTACCGCAGGCTCCCCCAGCCGGGTCCGTTATACAAGATAAGAACATTCGGCATCTTTGTTTACGACCTCTTCAAGGTCACAGCTTACAATCTCGACCTTTTCAACCGCGATCATCTGATACCCTATAAGCAAATTGACCTGCTGAAGGATAAGTACGGTGAAAATATAATCCGTATGGGTTTGGGCAATAGCTGAGCACACTGATTTTTGCGAACTTATATAAAATTGTGTACTTGAAAGCCTTTTACGCCGTCGTTGGTGTTTTCACCAACGACAAAATCCATAAAGGTCATACAGCAATAATTAAACTTGTAACCCACATTATAGGAAAAACCCGTTCATTGATAGTTTTGCTGAATATTGATAATTTTGCATTAATTATTAAACTAATCATTCAAATCCCGTTAAAAACTATGCAAAAACTGAAGATCCTGTTATTTATCTTAATTCCCGCCCTGCTGTTAACAGCATGTTCAAAGGAATCAGAAGATTCAATTCTGCTTGCAGCTAAAACAAAGCTTGAAGAAGCAAAAAAGCTTGATACGGAAAATAAACCGGAAGATGCCAAAAAAGCATACGGTGAAGCTATTGAGCTGTATAAAAAGTTTTTGAAAGAATACCCGGCATCGCAGAAAGCTCCTGAAGTTTACAGCAGCATTGCAAAAATTTACGTGGATAATTTAAAAGACTATCCCAATGCGATAAAGCATTACGAAGAGCTGATACAGAAACATCCCGGAACAAAAGAATCAAAATACGGCATGTTCATGGTAGCTTTTATTTATGATGAAATGCTGAAGGATAAGGAAAAAGCAAAAGCCAATTACCAGAAATTCCTTGATAAATACCCGAAGGATGAAGACCCGAACGAAAAAATGAGCGAATCAGCAAGAATGATGCTGCAAATGCTTGATGAGAACAGGTCAATTGAGGATATTATCAAAAATACACAGAAGGATACTGTAAAGACAAATACGCCTAAGGAAGAACCGAAGAAAGATGATGTTAAGAAAGAAGATGTAAAAAAGGATGAAACGAAGAAAGAAGCACCAAAAGATAATCCTGATTCAAAACCAACAGATTCAGACACAAAAAAATAAGTTCTTTAATTAAGAAACAAATTAATAAAAAACGGAGTTATATTAAAACAAATAATATAACTCCGTAATTATTTTGCAGACCGACTATAAAAAATTCCTTCAGCCCCGAGTAATATCAAAGCTGGCAAACATAGAGCTGAAAGCTAAATTTGTTGTGGAAGGTTTTATTGCCGGTTTACATAAATCTCCCTACCACGGCTTCAGCGTGGAATTTGCAGAACACCGCCAGTATATGCCGGGTGATGACCTAAAATATCTTGACTGGAAAGTCCTTGGCAGAACCGACCGCTACTATATCAAACAATTCGAAGAAGAAACAAATCTAAAATCATACATAATAGTAGATTCAAGCCGCTCTATGCAGTTCCGCTCATCTGATAGCGGACTTGGCACCTCTTCCCCGTTTGGCAAGTTTTTCAGAAAAAAAGAACAGGTAAAAGCAGAGACAAAAAGCAGTATTTCAAAGCTTGAATACTCTACTTACATAGCTGCATCACTGGCAGTGCTTATGAATTTTCAGAAGGACGCGGCGGGACTAGTGGTTTACGATGAAGCCGTTAAAACATTCATACCGCCAAAGGCTACCAGCCAGAACCTTAAGCTGATTTTAAATCAGCTTGCATCAATTCAGCCTTCAGGAAAAACCAATACGGCTTCTGCATTGAATCTTGTTGCGGAGCGTATTAAGCGGCGCGGACTGGTAATTATCTTCAGCGATCTCTTCGATGACCAAACTGCGGTAATAAACGCGCTAAAACATTTCCGCTACAAACGGAATGAGGTTATAATGTTCCAGGTTTTAGACCCGGCTGAAATGAATTTCGCGATCGACTCACCCACTATATTTAAAGATATGGAAACCAGCAAGGAAATGCTTTCGCAGCCCATCTCAGTTATGAATTCATACAAAGACGCTGTAAAGGAATTCATCGATAACTACAGAACAGCCTGTCTCTCGAATAATATTGATTATGTGCTGCTTTCAACTGATACACCCTTTGACCAGGCATTACTTGGATACCTGAATAAACGTAAAAGATTACTTTAACAATCGTTTTAAGCATATTCATTAGTAGACTTACCGGAAATAATCTCAATTTATCCCAAAATTTTAAGTATATTTGATTAAACTTTTCAGGATTTTTAATGTCTAATTTATAGAAAAGTAGAAAAAATCACAAATTTATGCAATATGCATTTAATAATACTGTTTATTTCAGCAAAATAACTTTGTTTATTGCTGTTTTTCTAATTTCCCGGTTAACATTCTCCCAGAACCAGGATAGTTTACTCGAAAAAATTAGGAACATCGATGTATCCCTGAATGAAGCCCCTGACAGCGAGGAAAATCTGTACATGAATACTGTTTCATTCCAGTCTTTTTATGATGTGCTCTCACCAATGGGCGAGTGGATTCAGATAACGAAGGAAGACATAGATGAAGACCTGAGCGATGGCGAAGGTGAAGGCAGGTATTCTGCTTATTATTACGATGAAGATGACTTCCTTTATATCTGGAAACCGCAGGTTACCGGTGACTGGAAACCATACTCAAACGGGAAATGGGAATATACAGATCATGGCTGGTTGTGGGTATCAAATGATAAATGGGGTAACACAACATACAATTACGGCAGGTGGTGGAACTCACCCAAATACGGATGGGTTTGGCTGCCGGGATACACCTGGGCTCCCGCCTGGGTAAGATGGAAAGTATCCGGCGATGATAAATATATCGGCTGGGTGCCGCTTACGCCAAAAGCAAAATGGAAAAGCGAATCAGGCATTACTGAAAAGAATTACAACTACACCAATAAAGATGCTGACTGGGTTTTTGTAGAAACAGGTAACTTTGCAGGAGAGATAAACTCAGCTTCAATTAAAACTGTGAACGAAAATTCAGCACTGGTAAAAAATTCAGTAAATATAACAGATATCAAAACCGAGGATGATAAGATTATCACTAACGGACCGGATGTAAACCGCGTAGAAGAAAAGAGCGGCAAAAAATTCGGCAGGAAAAAACTCAGGTTCTCTAAAGAAAATAAATCAGCATTGATAGGCGATAATGATATCACTGTTCCAAAAGAAACTTTTGACCGCTCAAACGGACATAAATTTCAGAAAGGAAAGCCCGGTAAATTTACAAAAAGCGAAAGAGTTAAAAAAATCATTCGCAAGAAAAAGCCGAGGAACTCTCCCCCTCCAAACAGAAATAAATAAGTATAACAGATCCCGTTCTTAAACGGGATTTTTTATTTCTTCACCTTTGTTAAACATTGAAATACCATCATTTTAAAACTATATGCTATTAAACATTATAGTATAAATATATATAGATTGTTACAATCTCATTTTTGCCATAATTTCGCGTAATATGAAAAGAATACTTCTGATTTTAATTTTAACATGCACATCTGTATTTGCACAAAACCTGCACCAGCGTTTTGACGGGATGGATTTTATCATCAACGGGAATAATTCTCTAAACCCGTTTAACGGGGGTATCGAGATACCCAGATACCAGTTCATAGATATTGATGGAGATAATGATCTTGACCTCTTTATTTATGACAGGGATACCACATTAAATTTCTACAGAAATGAAGGTAATGCAGGTGTACCTGTATTCAGGCTAAACACAACCCGCTATCAAAACCTGAACATACGCAACTGGTTCAAATTTGCAGATCTTGACGGCGATAACGATATCGATCTCTTCTGCGGCGGTGATTCACAGCGAGTACGCTACTACAGGAACATAGGCACAATATCAAATCCAAACTTCACTCTGCAGCTTTACGGGGTAAAGACTGATCTAAATGATTACATGGGAAGTGAATCAGCAAGTGTGCCAACAATTGTGGATATTGACGCAGATGGTGACCTTGATTTTTTAACGGGAAGCTCAACAGGAGAAATTACATATTACCAGAACATAGGAAATGCGCAGAACTTTAACTTTAAATTTATAACATCGCGGTTTGCGAATATTTTAATTGTCGGCGGAGCCGACGATCCGAGGCATGGGGCAAGCTCAATAACTTTTGCGGATATTGACGGTGATAATGACAGGGATCTTTTCTGGGGAGATCTTTTCGGGTTAAGCATTTATTTCATCCGCAATACAGGCTCAGCATCAAGCTTTAACTGGAATGTAATTGATACAAACTCTCCCCCGCCGAATTACTATTTCAGCGGCGGTTTTAATATGCCAGGGATCCACGATCTTGATAATGACGGGAAGAATGATTTTTTTGTTGGCGTACTGGTAGGTTCAAAATCAGTTGATAATTTTGTTCATTTCAGGAATATGGGTCCATTAAATAATCCCGTTTTCACAAAGGTCACAGATAATCTTATCTTATCTGCAGATATTGGTGCTTACAGTTACCCCGCATTCGGTGATATTGATAATGACGGCGATAAGGATCTCTTCATGGGCTGCGGCAATTCAATTGGATTTTACAGAAATACCGGGACTGCTTCAATACCCGCATTTAATCTGGTAACTGATAGCTTACCGCTTAATGTAAATAATTTCAATTATTCCGTTTCAATCGGAGATCTTGACGGCGACGGGAAGAAAGATTTGGTTGCAGGATTTTATTCACTGGCAAGGCTTCGTTATTTCAGGAATACAGGCACACTGGCAAACCCGGTCTTTACATATACTGCCTCACAGCTTGATACAATGAACCTTTCACAGGCTAGCGCACCCTGCCTTACTGATCTTGATAACGACGGCGATCTTGATATCCTTGCTGGCAATTCAAGCGGCAGGCTTACTTATTACAGGAATAACGGTTCAGCAAGCAGCTTCAATTACCAGTTTGTTTCAGGTAACTATGCAAATGTTAACGTAACCAATGATGCAGCGCCTTCACTGGGCGATCTTGACAGCGATGGTGATCTTGACCTGCTGGTTGGCAATCGCCTCGGTCAACTTGCTTTTTACCGCAATACGGGGAGCGTTTCATCACCTGCATTCACATTTGTTACATCCAATTATTCGGGTATAAATGCTTTTCAGAACTCAGTCCCCGCTATTGTTGATATAAACGGCGATACAGACCCCGACCTTTTTGTTGGAAACATCAAAGGCGGCTTGTACTATTATGAGAACTGGGATGTTTTCGGTATTCAACAGATCGGCTCTGAAATTCCAGGTTCCTTTTCATTGAGTCAAAACTATCCAAATCCGTTCAACCCGATGACAAAAATCATATTCAATATTCCCCAATACAAAGGAGTATCCGGCTCAGCCGGTGAGGTATCATTAATTATTTATGATATAACAGGTAAAGTAATTTCAACTCCGGTTAACCAGCCATTAAATGCCGGGACTTACGAAGTTGATTTTGATGCAGCAGATCTGCCAAGCGGAATATATTTTTACAAGCTTGTAAGCGGTGGATTTAGTGATTCAAAGAAAATGGTGCTGGTGAAGTAAAAAAAGCTGCCAAAAGTAAAAAATCAAAAGGCAAAAAATTTTACAAATAATTCCCAAACATGTCCTTCGGGGCGGATTGTGAATTAGAATATATAAACAGAACAAGGGGTTGCAACCCCTTGTTCTTGTAAATAGATGAAGTAAATCCAGGATTATATCAGCTTCAGATCCTGCAATACACTCTTCAGCTTTTCGCGGTTAGGCTTAGACATTTTGGTAAGCGGCAAGCGAAGGCTTTCTTCTATTTTACCCATCATATGCAAAGCAGTCTTAACAGGTATAGGATTAGACTCATAAAAATTAGCTTTCATCAGCTCAAACAATTTATAATGAAGCTCCTGCGCCTTCTTAAGATCACCTTTTAACGCTGCTCTTGTCAGGTCACTGTACTCTTTAGGCACTTCATTTGAAATAACGCTGATCACACCATCACCGCCTGCTGTAATAATGGGAAGCGTAAGTGAATCCTCGCCAGAGAGCACTGAAAAATCCTTTGGCCTGTATTTAATTATCTCCATTATCTGCTCGAGATTGTTTGAAGCTTCTTTGATCGCGATAACATTTTCAACTTCTTCGGCAAGCCGGAGTGTAGTTTCAGGCAGCATGTTTGATGCAGTCCGCCCCGGTACATTATATAACACTGCTTTTACGTCACACTCTTCAACAATTCGCTTAAAATGCTGGTAGAAACCTTCCTGTGTAGGCTTATTGTAATATGGACCTACAAGCAGAACAGCATCAGCCCCTACTTCTTTGGCATCGTGTGTGAGGTCGAGTGAATCAAGCGTTGAATTCGTGCCGGTTCCTGCAATCACCGGAACTCTTCCTTTATTCTCGTCAACAACAATTTCAATTACGCGGCGACGTTCATCACGGGTCATAGTGGCTGATTCACCAGTTGAGCCGCACGGCACAAGGAATTCAACCTTATTTTTAATTTGCCATTCTACAAGTCCCCTGAGTGATTTTTCATCAATTGTTCCGTTTGCCTTAAAAGGTGTTACTAAAGCTGTTCCTGTACCTGTTAATCTGGCCATATAAATAGAAAGAATTATTTTTATAAATTATACAAATTTAGTTTTAAAATAGAACTTAAACAATTTATAAAGGGATGTATGCTGGGTTTATCTTTCGTGCCACGAATACAGGTTTCATTAAACTGAATTAAATGATATAATTTTTAAAAACGATAGGTTTGCAGGATAACGATTTCGTGGCACGAATATCTTTTAGCTTTTTTTACTCGTTCCACGAAATTAGTATCTATAATACTTACATGTATTTGAAAATAATCTGTATACCCATGTTGGATGAACATTCTATTCTTGGCACGAGAGAATTGATTTATCTATATTACATTTAAATGATTTAAACGCATGTTTCAATGGAATTTTGAGAAAGAATTATTCATATTAAGAGTTGTAAATTTTGATTATTTTTGTAGATAATTTTAATAAAGTTGACCCTTCGACTCCGCTCAGGGTGACTATAATATGAGGATAACTACATGGCAGAAAAATATTTAAACTTAATAAACGGTGAATGGGTAGCACCTTCAACAGGCAAATATATAGAAAACCGCAATCCCGCTGATAAAGATGACCTTATCGGCTTATTCCCCGCTTCATCTGAAGAAGATGTAAACAAAGCGGTAGCAGCAGCTAAAGCTGCGTTTGATAAATGGCGTCTTGTGCCTGCGCCAAAGCGCGGCGATGTGCTGAAAGTTGTTGGCGATATGATGCTCGCTAAAAAAGATGAAATATCATTTGAAATGACACGTGAAATGGGTAAAGTTTTTGCTGAAACCAAAGGCGATACCCAGGAAGGAATCGATACAGCATATTATGCAGCTTCAGAAGGCAGAAGGCTTTTTGGTTTGAATGCTCCAAGCGAGCTGCCCAATAAAATGAACTTAAGCTTCCGTGTGCCTATTGGCGTTGGCGGATTTATCTGCCCGTGGAACTTCCCTATGGCTATTCCAACCTGGAAGCTCTTCCCTGCTCTTGTATGCGGAAATACAGCAGTGTTCAAACCTGCAGAGCTTACACCTAAAACAGCGCATACATTAGTAGAAATTATCGATGCGGCAATGCGCGAAGTACTGGGTAAAGATTATATCCCCGGTGTGATAAATCTGGTTCACGGCAAAGGCAGTGTTGTTGGCGAAGCCATCACTAACCATGAAGATATTGACTTGATCTCATTTACCGGCTCCACAGATGTTGGCAAACGTATTAATGCAGTTGCCGGCGCTTCGCTGAAAAGAGTATCACTTGAGCTTGGCGGCAAGAACGCGCAGATTGTAATGGATGACGCAAACCAGGAGCTTGCGCTTGAAGCGGTATTATGGGGCGCATTCGGAACCACCGGTCAGCGCTGCACAGCTACATCAAGGTTAATTCTGCATGAAAAAATTTATGATGAATTCATAAAAAAGCTTGTGGACCGTGCTTCAAAATTAAAGCTTGGTTACGGCAATGATAAAGGCATAGATGTGGGTCCATGCGTAAGCGAAAGCCAGCGCAACAGTGTTAATGAATATGTTCAGATCGGGCTGAATGAAGATAAAGCAAAGCTTGTATTGGGCGGTGAGTTTGCAGCAGAGGATTCACTGGTTAAAGGCTGGTTCTACAAACCGACAATTTTTGTTGATGTAACTCCTGAAATGAGAATTGCAAAAGAAGAAATTTTCGGTCCGGTACTTGCTGTAATTAAAACCACCGGCCTCGAAGATGCCATAAGGATACTTAACAATACAAAATACGGTTTATCATCATCAATATTTACAAACAATGTAAATGACGCGTTCACAGCTGTACGCGATATTAAAGCAGGCATTACCTATGTAAACGGCGCAACAATAGGCGCTGAAGCGCATATGCCCTTCGGCGGCGTTAAGCAGACCGGAAACGGCCACCGTGAAGGCGGCTGGACAGTGTATGATTTCTACACCGAATGGAAGGCTGTTTATATCGATTACTCAGGCAAGCTGCAAAGAGCGCAGATCGATAATTATTAAAACAATTATCAAACTACAATTAGCAATTAACAATTAGCCGGTTCAAACCGGCTTTTTTATAATACAATTAGAAATTCCCCTCTTGAAGGGGGCGGCTCGCCACAGTCGAGACGGGGTGTGTTATTAATTTACTTAATTCGATAAGTATGATCAACCTGAAACTATAATATATAATGTTGAGTATATAATATAAACACTACTAAAGTCCAACAATTATTAAATTTAACTTTAATTAAATTTAACTTATCATTGTAAATTCTAATAAAAATTATGCAAAATCCGCAAAAATACAAAAAAGGGGCATTTTTATTCAGTGCCGGAGTGATTTTCAATTTATTCATATCAGCGCTGCTGTTTCTGGGCGCTTCAGTTCTAACTGAGCGCGGCACATCCAACGGTAAGGTGCTGGTAGAGCTTTCAAAGGAAAAAGGTATCCAGGTAGTAGAAAAGCTCTGGGGTTTATATAAAGGCTCCGCAGGTGATGTAAGAGAGGATACTGAAACAGAGCTGAAAATGCTTGCTTTGTATGATGCCGTGGATTATGATCTTAATTTATCTTTTGATATCCCTGGCAGATCGATAAACGGAATTAACTACATGCGCATCCGCGCTGAAACTGATACCCTCCGGACAATATATGTAAACATTTATGATAACCTGAAAGTGGATAAAGTAAGCTTTCAGAATATGATGCGCACCGGAATTAATTACAGGAATGCAAGGGATATTCCTGAATGGTATGATGTATCTTATACACAAACGAAGAACTACCTTATTATTACAATGAAGGACAGCGATGTGCCTATGAAGGGTGATAACCTTGCCCTTAAAATTGAATATTCAGGCAAACCTGTTAAAAAAGGATTTGATTCATTTTCATTTAAAGAGCTTTACGGCAATATGTATATATATACATTAAGTGAGCCTAACTGGGGACCCGTTTGGTGGCCTTCAAAAGATTTTCCGGATGATAAAGCTACAATGAGCATGCATCTTAAAGTGCCAACAGGCATGAAGGGTGTATCCAACGGGCTGCTTAAAGATACAGTGCAGAATTCAGACGGCACAACAACATTCAACTGGGAAAGCCAATACCCTATCGCAACATATCTTGTAAGTATTGTAGTAGGAAATTTTGTTTATTGGGAAGATACCTACACTTCTCTTGACGGCAATAAACAAATGCCGGTAGTATATTACGCTTTTCCTCGTGATTCAGCCAAAGCACGTATTGACTGGAAGCCGACACCTGAAATGATTAAGGTGTTTGCTGAAAAATTCGGTGAGTACCCGTTCATAAATGAAAAATACGGTAACTGCCAGTTCGGCTGGACATCAGGAGCTATGGAGCATCAAACAATTACATCATACGGTTACCTGCTTATAACCGGAGATAACAGGTATGATTTTGTAAACGCGCATGAGCTTGCGCATCACTGGTTTGGCGATGCAGTAACATTAAAGGACTGGAAGAATATCTGGCTTAACGAAGGTTTCGCTTCCTACTGCGAAGCTTTATGGATGGAATACACAGGCGGCAAGACGGCATATATTTCTCACATGAAAGGTTTTGATTACGGTTATTTCAGCGGGACAGTTTACGCGCCTAAAGGCTTCATTGATAATCCCGCAATATACGCTACCATATACCAGAAAGGCGCATGGGTACTGCACATGCTGCGCGGAGTAATGGGTGATGAAAAATTCTTTGCTGCAGTAAGAGCGTATTACGATAAGTTCAAATATACAAATGCTGAAACATCAGACCTGGTAAGCGTATTTGAAGAATATCACGGCTCAAGCCTGGGTTACTTTTTTGACCAGTGGGTTTACAAAGGTACAGGCAGGCCTAAATATGAATACTCATGGAAATTCGAAGACTTCCAGGGACAAAAAGGCTCAGGCGCTTATACGGTCAGATTGAACCTGAAGCAGGTTCAGAAAGAAGAAGAGATAGATGTTTACAGGATGCCGGTCAAGATAACAGTTGTTACTGAAGCCGGTGATAAGGAATTTACAGTATTCAATGACCAGAAAGAACAATCAATACTGCTTACGGTTGATTCAACACCGAAGGAAGTATTGATAGATAAAGACAGCTGGATACTGAAAAAAGTAGCAAAGGGAACATACAAAAAATAATGGAGA
Coding sequences within:
- a CDS encoding DUF58 domain-containing protein, whose protein sequence is MQTDYKKFLQPRVISKLANIELKAKFVVEGFIAGLHKSPYHGFSVEFAEHRQYMPGDDLKYLDWKVLGRTDRYYIKQFEEETNLKSYIIVDSSRSMQFRSSDSGLGTSSPFGKFFRKKEQVKAETKSSISKLEYSTYIAASLAVLMNFQKDAAGLVVYDEAVKTFIPPKATSQNLKLILNQLASIQPSGKTNTASALNLVAERIKRRGLVIIFSDLFDDQTAVINALKHFRYKRNEVIMFQVLDPAEMNFAIDSPTIFKDMETSKEMLSQPISVMNSYKDAVKEFIDNYRTACLSNNIDYVLLSTDTPFDQALLGYLNKRKRLL
- a CDS encoding T9SS type A sorting domain-containing protein, translated to MKRILLILILTCTSVFAQNLHQRFDGMDFIINGNNSLNPFNGGIEIPRYQFIDIDGDNDLDLFIYDRDTTLNFYRNEGNAGVPVFRLNTTRYQNLNIRNWFKFADLDGDNDIDLFCGGDSQRVRYYRNIGTISNPNFTLQLYGVKTDLNDYMGSESASVPTIVDIDADGDLDFLTGSSTGEITYYQNIGNAQNFNFKFITSRFANILIVGGADDPRHGASSITFADIDGDNDRDLFWGDLFGLSIYFIRNTGSASSFNWNVIDTNSPPPNYYFSGGFNMPGIHDLDNDGKNDFFVGVLVGSKSVDNFVHFRNMGPLNNPVFTKVTDNLILSADIGAYSYPAFGDIDNDGDKDLFMGCGNSIGFYRNTGTASIPAFNLVTDSLPLNVNNFNYSVSIGDLDGDGKKDLVAGFYSLARLRYFRNTGTLANPVFTYTASQLDTMNLSQASAPCLTDLDNDGDLDILAGNSSGRLTYYRNNGSASSFNYQFVSGNYANVNVTNDAAPSLGDLDSDGDLDLLVGNRLGQLAFYRNTGSVSSPAFTFVTSNYSGINAFQNSVPAIVDINGDTDPDLFVGNIKGGLYYYENWDVFGIQQIGSEIPGSFSLSQNYPNPFNPMTKIIFNIPQYKGVSGSAGEVSLIIYDITGKVISTPVNQPLNAGTYEVDFDAADLPSGIYFYKLVSGGFSDSKKMVLVK
- a CDS encoding aldehyde dehydrogenase family protein, whose translation is MAEKYLNLINGEWVAPSTGKYIENRNPADKDDLIGLFPASSEEDVNKAVAAAKAAFDKWRLVPAPKRGDVLKVVGDMMLAKKDEISFEMTREMGKVFAETKGDTQEGIDTAYYAASEGRRLFGLNAPSELPNKMNLSFRVPIGVGGFICPWNFPMAIPTWKLFPALVCGNTAVFKPAELTPKTAHTLVEIIDAAMREVLGKDYIPGVINLVHGKGSVVGEAITNHEDIDLISFTGSTDVGKRINAVAGASLKRVSLELGGKNAQIVMDDANQELALEAVLWGAFGTTGQRCTATSRLILHEKIYDEFIKKLVDRASKLKLGYGNDKGIDVGPCVSESQRNSVNEYVQIGLNEDKAKLVLGGEFAAEDSLVKGWFYKPTIFVDVTPEMRIAKEEIFGPVLAVIKTTGLEDAIRILNNTKYGLSSSIFTNNVNDAFTAVRDIKAGITYVNGATIGAEAHMPFGGVKQTGNGHREGGWTVYDFYTEWKAVYIDYSGKLQRAQIDNY
- a CDS encoding DNA polymerase IV codes for the protein MNTAKNTGKISSSFFIPRDASRSAHLFKRIRMMPLYSFPHHKDLGNTTGANRNKYFIHLDLDAFYAQVEQRDNPKLRGRPVSVGGGEGNKGIVMTASYEARRYGVDIGMSVVDAKRLCPELISLPCYGTKYEAVLQSILYEISKLLPEDCIEQYSVDECFLDITPVAPDYFKAAKLAWQIKKLIRDKEDLTASIGLSFNKSYAKMATKFNKPDGLTIVREENRDMIYRLPVKKMWGIGHRMEIRMHSLGIRTIGELAESNFHAIHKEFGINGVILRKIARGEDTSGIASGDTPRVEKSFTHNHTLSTAIYESDKAEMEIKRMTEYVCRRMRAKDLIADHVGLSLRYEDLGYQGDKVRLCHATNSEKELFHNAMEIYRRLPQPGPLYKIRTFGIFVYDLFKVTAYNLDLFNRDHLIPYKQIDLLKDKYGENIIRMGLGNS
- a CDS encoding tetratricopeptide repeat protein, with product MKAFYAVVGVFTNDKIHKGHTAIIKLVTHIIGKTRSLIVLLNIDNFALIIKLIIQIPLKTMQKLKILLFILIPALLLTACSKESEDSILLAAKTKLEEAKKLDTENKPEDAKKAYGEAIELYKKFLKEYPASQKAPEVYSSIAKIYVDNLKDYPNAIKHYEELIQKHPGTKESKYGMFMVAFIYDEMLKDKEKAKANYQKFLDKYPKDEDPNEKMSESARMMLQMLDENRSIEDIIKNTQKDTVKTNTPKEEPKKDDVKKEDVKKDETKKEAPKDNPDSKPTDSDTKK
- a CDS encoding 4-hydroxy-tetrahydrodipicolinate synthase, coding for MARLTGTGTALVTPFKANGTIDEKSLRGLVEWQIKNKVEFLVPCGSTGESATMTRDERRRVIEIVVDENKGRVPVIAGTGTNSTLDSLDLTHDAKEVGADAVLLVGPYYNKPTQEGFYQHFKRIVEECDVKAVLYNVPGRTASNMLPETTLRLAEEVENVIAIKEASNNLEQIMEIIKYRPKDFSVLSGEDSLTLPIITAGGDGVISVISNEVPKEYSDLTRAALKGDLKKAQELHYKLFELMKANFYESNPIPVKTALHMMGKIEESLRLPLTKMSKPNREKLKSVLQDLKLI